Proteins encoded by one window of Sphaerodactylus townsendi isolate TG3544 linkage group LG04, MPM_Stown_v2.3, whole genome shotgun sequence:
- the LOC125431259 gene encoding dipeptidyl peptidase 1-like, with protein sequence MIVAIIYWSTTGVGNPRLASRKWLFAASRVAPGQKGSEVSGRASRAGASGRASERGGEQAAAAAGGRANKRARQAGERSGGEGERMGAGGRAQRSIISCLSPPCWDCDLILQNVCHISSRPKPAPLTAEVTKAASSLPTSWDWRNVNGVNYVSPVRNQESCGSCYAFASMGMMEARIRVLSNNTQTPILSPQQIVSCTEYAQGCNGGFPYLIGKYAQDFGLAEEACLPYTGTDSPCSLKKNCYHYYSSDYHYVGGFYGGCNEALMKLELVKNGPLVVSFEVLPDFTAYKGGIYHHTGLMDPFNPFELTNHAVLLVGYGSDPRTGEPFWIVKNSWGEAWGEDGYFRIRRGTDECAIESIAVAASPITKV encoded by the exons ATGATTGTCGCCATCATTTATTGGTCTACCAcaggggttgggaacccgcggctcgcgagccgcaagtGGCTCTTCGCTGCTTCTCGTGTGGCTCCCGGGCAGAAAGGCAGCGAGGTAAGCGGGCGAGCAAGCAGAGCAGGGGCGAGCGGGCGAGCAAGTGAGCGAGGGGGTGagcaagcggcggcggcggcgggcgggcgggcgaacAAGCGAGCAAGACAAGCAGGCGAGCGGAGCGGGGGCGAGGGGGAGCGaatgggggcgggcgggcgggcg CAGCGTTCTATAatttcttgcctttcccccccatgTTGGGACTGTGACCTCATCTTGCAAAATGTATGTCATATTTCCAGTAGGCCGAAGCCTGCCCCACTGACCGCTGAGGTGACCAAAGCCGCTTCCTCCCTGCCTACCTCCTGGGACTGGCGAAATGTTAACGGTGTGAACTATGTCAGTCCGGTGCGAAACCAAG AGTCCTGCGGAAGTTGCTACGCCTTCGCTTCCATGGGCATGATGGAAGCACGGATTCGAGTCCTCTCCAACAATACGCAGACTCCAATTCTGAGTCCCCAGCAAATTGTTTCCTGTACGGAGTATGCTCAAG GTTGCAATGGAGGATTCCCCTACCTCATTGGGAAATACGCTCAAGATTTTGGCCTGGCTGAGGAGGCGTGCTTGCCTTACACCGGCACGGATTCCCCTTGCTCTCTCAAGAAGAACTGTTACCACTACTACTCCTCTGACTACCACTACGTTGGAGGGTTTTACGGTGGATGCAACGAAGCGCTGATGAAGCTTGAACTTGTTAAAAACGGACCGTTGGTCGTCAGCTTTGAGGTGCTTCCGGACTTCACTGCTTATAAAGGTGGGATCTACCACCACACGGGGCTGATGGATCCTTTCAACCCCTTTGAACTGACCAATCACGCTGTCCTCCTTGTGGGATATGGCAGCGACCCGCGTACCGGTGAGCCGTTCTGGATTGTGAAGAATAGCTGGGGAGAAGCCTGGGGCGAAGATGGCTACTTCCGGATCCGCAGAGGCACAGACGAGTGTGCTATCGAGAGCATCGCTGTGGCTGCTTCTCCTATAACCAAGGTGTAA